In Primulina huaijiensis isolate GDHJ02 chromosome 16, ASM1229523v2, whole genome shotgun sequence, a single genomic region encodes these proteins:
- the LOC140960858 gene encoding auxin efflux carrier component 6-like, whose amino-acid sequence MIRTDDFYKVMCAMVPLYFAMLVAYISVKFCNIFSPEQCSGINRFVAIFAVPVLSFHFISQNNPYEMDTKFILADTISKFSVLVLLSVWCIFRGKLEWLITIFSVSTLPNTLVMGIPLLKAMYGEFTQSIMVQLVVLQCIIWYTILLFLFEYRAAIILIQTQYPGGIAAAVTKFDVDNDVISLDGRNPLLTDSEIDDAGRIIRVRIRRSTSSAPPSSSMGATPRASNLSNAEIFSINTPHEFGLGFRPFSPRVSGYASSDAYSLHPTPRASSFNEMDSTATSPASGKISRQPSPVVKILLESPSEGSRGDVNIGDKDLSFRDCIKIPVEKGSDMKSEPPNQELPRAVVMLRLILIVVGRKLSRNPNSYSSVLGLLWSLILFKVVHGTPASNNRLWVKDGSDIHGGPIYRQPGPYVRGLSSRRA is encoded by the exons atgATTAGAACAGATGATTTCTACAAGGTGATGTGTGCCATGGTGCCTCTCTACTTCGCAATGCTTGTGGCCTACATATCAGTAAAATTTTGCAACATATTCTCACCGGAGCAATGTTCCGGCATCAACCGATTCGTAGCGATTTTCGCGGTTCCTGTTCTATCGTTTCATTTCATATCACAGAACAACCCTTATGAAATGGACACCAAGTTCATATTGGCGGACACCATTTCTAAGTTTTCTgtgcttgttttgctgtcagtTTGGTGCATTTTTAGAGGGAAACTGGAGTGGCTGATTACTATTTTCTCGGTTTCAACTTTGCCAAATACATTGGTTATGGGGATACCTTTGCTTAAAGCCATGTACGGGGAGTTCACACAGAGCATCATGGTTCAATTGGTTGTGCTTCAATGTATTATTTG GTACACAATACTACTCTTCCTCTTTGAGTACCGAGCCGCAATTATACTAATACAAACCCAGTACCCCGGCGGAATCGCTGCCGCCGTAACCAAATTCGACGTCGACAATGACGTCATCTCCCTCGACGGCCGGAACCCACTCCTCACCGACTCCGAGATCGACGACGCCGGACGCATTATCCGTGTCCGCATCCGAAGGTCCACATCCTCCGCACCACCATCATCCTCCATGGGGGCCACCCCACGTGCCTCCAATCTCTCCAACGCCGAGATATTCTCCATCAACACACCCCACGAGTTCGGTCTCGGGTTCCGACCCTTCAGCCCGAGGGTCTCGGGTTACGCTTCTTCTGATGCATATTCCCTCCATCCCACCCCGAGAGCCTCGAGCTTCAACGAAATGGATTCCACCGCCACGAGCCCCGCATCGGGGAAGATTTCCCGGCAGCCATCACCGGTGGTGAAAATCCTGTTGGAGTCACCATCAGAGGGGTCCAGAGGTGATGTTAACATCGGAG ATAAAGATCTTAGCTTTAGAGACTGCATAAAGATTCCAGTGGAAAAGGGATCTGATATGAAAAGTGAGCCGCCCAATCAGGAGCTGCCACGTGCTGTGGTTATGCTAAGACTTATATTGATCGTGGTGGGAAGGAAGCTTTCGCGTAACCCAAATTCCTATTCCAGTGTTTTAGGCCTTCTGTGGTCTCTCATCTTATTTAA GGTTGTTCATGGCACTCCAgcctcgaataatcgcttgTGGGTTAAAGATGGGAGCGATATCCATGGTGGTCCGATTTATCGGCAGCCCGGTCCTTATGTCCGCGGCCTCTCTAGCCGTCGGGCTTAA
- the LOC140960878 gene encoding trihelix transcription factor DF1-like yields the protein MMLNTVSGLMTSSSGDGVAHESGGASGGSSEVGASSAVLGGGVEERERIGGGGNRWPKHETLALLKIRFDMDVAFRDSNFKGPLWEEVSRKMTELGFQRSGKKCREKFENVNKYHKRTKDGRESNTVGKTYRFFDQLQAWESTPVPVLSFSGIHQPRPPPAVTTMPAAPMQTNAVTFPIQSHVGIVSSISPDPLNIVHPNNSMNAIILPPPLYAMNTSNHPLIQLFKPLNCLGNSASLLSNPTSSSTSSDEGIKRQRGKKRKWKDFFESLIKNVFEKQDELHKKFLDTLDKRERDQMAREEEWKNQEMERTNREHELLVQERSISAAKNAAVVAFLQKLTEQLNLGITKSSKTPPLQEEVPAPEITQPPQQTPASPPQQSTLQPPTVVTATPEKFLNTRKTDVFGDSINLTSSLRWPKAEVEALINLRTSLDLKYQENVPKVPLWEDISAAMGKLGYNRSSKRCKEKWENINKYFKKAKESNKKRTEDSKTCPYFHRLDTLHKKRAKRTDIPPSNHEHLVKTNNPMVPTVARPEQPWPVLEQQQQDSTLHDRDQDEEIENMDHEEEEDGGGYEIVANKQQSSMGNAAE from the exons ATGATGCTTAATACTGTTTCTGGGCTCATGACGAGTAGCTCAGGAGACGGCGTTGCCCACGAAAGTGGCGGCGCTAGCGGTGGCAGCAGTGAGGTTGGCGCATCAAGCGCTGTTCTCGGCGGAGGTGTGGAAGAAAGAGAGAGAATTGGCGGCGGTGGAAACCGGTGGCCGAAGCATGAGACTTTGGCTTTGCTCAAAATTCGATTTGATATGGATGTTGCTTTTAGGGACTCGAATTTCAAAGGTCCGTTGTGGGAAGAAGTTTCCAG gAAAATGACGGAGCTTGGTTTTCAACGAAGTGGCAAGAAATGCAGAGAGAAATTCGAAAACGTAAACAAGTACCACAAGAGAACAAAAGATGGCCGCGAATCAAACACCGTCGGCAAGACTTATCGATTTTTCGATCAATTACAGGCGTGGGAAAGCACTCCGGTGCCAGTGCTTTCCTTCAGCGGTATTCATCAGCCACGGCCTCCACCAGCCGTCACGACAATGCCGGCGGCCCCAATGCAGACTAATGCGGTTACTTTCCCAATTCAATCACATGTTGGCATTGTTTCATCAATTAGCCCAGATCCTTTGAATATAGTACACCCAAACAATTCGATGAATGCTATAATATTACCTCCTCCGTTATATGCAATGAATACCTCAAATCATCCTCTGATTCAACTTTTTAAACCCTTGAATTGTCTTGGCAATTCCGCGAGTTTGTTATCAAATCCAACATCTTCATCCACCTCTTCTGATGAGGGCATAAAAAGGCAACGGGGGAAGAAGAGAAAATGGAAGGATTTTTTCGAAAGTTTGATAAAAAACGTGTTCGAGAAGCAGGATGAATTGCATAAAAAGTTCTTGGATACGCTGGATAAACGGGAGCGGGATCAAATGGCGAGAGAGGAAGAGTGGAAGAATCAAGAAATGGAGAGAACGAATCGAGAACATGAACTCTTAGTACAGGAGAGATCGATCTCGGCAGCCAAAAACGCTGCGGTGGTAGCATTTTTGCAGAAGCTAACAGAGCAATTAAACTTGGGAATCACAAAGAGCAGTAAAACACCACCGCTCCAAGAGGAGGTACCAGCACCGGAAATTACACAGCCGCCGCAGCAAACTCCAGCATCTCCGCCTCAACAATCCACTCTCCAACCACCAACAGTAGTGACCGCGACACCTGAAAAATTCTTGAATACTCGAAAAACAGACGTCTTCGGTGATAGCATCAACCTCACAAGCTCCTTGCGATGGCCAAAAGCAGAAGTCGAAGCCCTGATCAATCTGCGAACTAGCCTTGATCTCAAGTACCAAGAAAACGTGCCAAAGGTACCCCTTTGGGAGGATATCTCCGCCGCCATGGGCAAGTTAGGATACAACCGAAGCTCTAAGCGATGCAAAGagaaatgggagaacatcaaCAAGTACTTTAAGAAAGCGAAGGAAAGCAACAAGAAGAGAACCGAAGACTCGAAGACGTGTCCATATTTTCACCGGCTCGACACCTTACACAAAAAGAGAGCGAAGAGAACAGATATTCCCCCATCCAATCACGAGCACTTAGTGAAAACCAATAACCCAATGGTGCCGACAGTGGCTCGACCTGAGCAGCCATGGCCGGTACTTGAGCAACAGCAGCAGGACTCCACGTTGCATGACAGAGATCAAGATGAGGAAATTGAGAACATGGATCATGAAGAGGAAGAAGACGGAGGAGGCTATGAAATAGTCGCAAACAAGCAGCAATCTTCAATGGGAAACGCCGCAGAATGA
- the LOC140960859 gene encoding glycolipid transfer protein 3-like isoform X1: protein MKRRREAEMVASEMRSAIEQLSQMEAHRRTALDTSGSAGGVDCDQLTATAQVPIKPFLSLCNLLVQVLDKIGPTMAVLRLDIHQNIQRLEKFHDSDPSTYRDVVEILKKEVADKAKQGPTCSKSFVWLTRSLDFTLALLEFIVRDSGRPMQQAVEESYNRTLKPWHGWISSAAYKVALKLLPDTQTFTSVLKANDQDYDMLKEEMQTMISLLIPVIQQNQDIMRTYGLDKLKAT from the exons ATGAAGCGCAGGAGAGAGGCGGAGATGGTGGCATCGGAGATGAGGTCCGCCATTGAGCAGCTGTCCCAGATGGAGGCTCACCGCAGAACCGCCCTGGACACATCCGGATCCGCCGGAGGAGTCGACTGCGATCAACTCACCGCCACTGCTCAAGTTCCCATCAAGCCTTTTCTTTCCCTTTGCAATCTGCTGGTTCAAGTTCTTG ATAAGATAGGGCCAACAATGGCTGTTTTGAGACTAGACATTCATCAGAATATACAG AGATTAGAGAAGTTCCATGACTCCGATCCTTCGACATATCGGGATGTGGTGGAGATTTTAAAGAAAGAGGTCGCAGACAAAGCAAAACAGGGTCCCACTTGTAGTAAATCATTTGTTTGGCTTACTAG GTCTCTTGATTTCACCTTAGCTTTGTTAGAATTTATAGTGAGAGACAGTGGCAGGCCGATGCAGCAAGCAGTGGAAGAGTCATATAACAGGACTTTGAAGCCTTGGCATGGATGGATTTCTTCTGCAGCATATAaa GTAGCTCTAAAATTGTTGCCTGATACCCAAACATTTACTTCTGTTCTCAAGGCCAATGACCAAGACTATGACATGCTCAAGGAAGAAATGCAAACGATGATTTCCTTGCTCATCCCTGTGATCCAGCAAAACCAAGATATTATG AGAACATATGGGTTGGATAAGTTGAAGGCTACATAG
- the LOC140960859 gene encoding glycolipid transfer protein 3-like isoform X2, with protein sequence MKRRREAEMVASEMRSAIEQLSQMEAHRRTALDTSGSAGGVDCDQLTATAQVPIKPFLSLCNLLVQVLDKIGPTMAVLRLDIHQNIQRLEKFHDSDPSTYRDVVEILKKEVADKAKQGPTCSKSFVWLTRSLDFTLALLEFIVRDSGRPMQQAVEESYNRTLKPWHGWISSAAYKANDQDYDMLKEEMQTMISLLIPVIQQNQDIMRTYGLDKLKAT encoded by the exons ATGAAGCGCAGGAGAGAGGCGGAGATGGTGGCATCGGAGATGAGGTCCGCCATTGAGCAGCTGTCCCAGATGGAGGCTCACCGCAGAACCGCCCTGGACACATCCGGATCCGCCGGAGGAGTCGACTGCGATCAACTCACCGCCACTGCTCAAGTTCCCATCAAGCCTTTTCTTTCCCTTTGCAATCTGCTGGTTCAAGTTCTTG ATAAGATAGGGCCAACAATGGCTGTTTTGAGACTAGACATTCATCAGAATATACAG AGATTAGAGAAGTTCCATGACTCCGATCCTTCGACATATCGGGATGTGGTGGAGATTTTAAAGAAAGAGGTCGCAGACAAAGCAAAACAGGGTCCCACTTGTAGTAAATCATTTGTTTGGCTTACTAG GTCTCTTGATTTCACCTTAGCTTTGTTAGAATTTATAGTGAGAGACAGTGGCAGGCCGATGCAGCAAGCAGTGGAAGAGTCATATAACAGGACTTTGAAGCCTTGGCATGGATGGATTTCTTCTGCAGCATATAaa GCCAATGACCAAGACTATGACATGCTCAAGGAAGAAATGCAAACGATGATTTCCTTGCTCATCCCTGTGATCCAGCAAAACCAAGATATTATG AGAACATATGGGTTGGATAAGTTGAAGGCTACATAG
- the LOC140961769 gene encoding uncharacterized protein has protein sequence MEGNSSSANTMQGGSGSYGGFDLHGPMRVNPQQQHLFALHHQQSSNPRQGSSIIQPTIHENFPLTIRSTQDCDQTISLADFNKLDRGKSASDEDEPSFTEDAADSSKGKKCSTWQRVKWTDAMVRLLITAVSYISEEASTEFGGGSRRKCANLQKKGKWKSVSKVMAERGHFVSPQQCEDKFNDLNKRYKRLNEILGKGTSCEVVENPALLDVMDHISEKAKEEVRKILSSKHLHYEEMCSYRNGNRLHLPPDPELQHSLRLALRSRDDHDENDMKRHPNHDNDDLDHEMEFDDRDECEDVQWNMAKRVKQCQSHGDFKLKNSLDCNKSFNFQAENTDTDVNQVPSEGTKTNMSQKEWINNRNLQLEEQRLHIQTQMLELEKERFKWQRFCWKKDRELEMMKMEIERMKLENEHMALELKRKEMSIDSS, from the coding sequence ATGGAGGGGAATTCTTCATCAGCAAATACGATGCAAGGTGGTTCTGGTTCCTATGGAGGTTTCGATTTGCACGGACCCATGAGAGTTAATCCTCAGCAGCAACATTTATTTGCACTTCATCATCAACAAAGCTCGAATCCGAGACAAGGATCATCAATCATTCAACCCACAATTCATGAAAATTTCCCTCTCACAATTCGAAGCACCCAAGATTGTGACCAGACCATATCCTTGGCTGATTTTAATAAACTGGATCGGGGAAAATCTGCGAGTGATGAAGATGAGCCAAGCTTTACGGAAGATGCTGCTGATTCGAGCAAAGGAAAGAAGTGTTCCACTTGGCAACGTGTGAAATGGACCGATGCTATGGTAAGGCTGTTAATTACTGCTGTTTCTTACATTAGTGAAGAGGCATCTACTGAGTTTGGGGGCGGTTCAAGAAGAAAATGTGCTAACTTGCAAAAAAAGGGGAAGTGGAAATCGGTTTCAAAAGTCATGGCAGAAAGGGGCCATTTTGTTTCACCTCAGCAGTGTGAGGATAAATTCAATGACCTCAACAAACGATACAAGAGGCTTAATGAGATTCTAGGGAAAGGAACTTCTTGCGAGGTTGTTGAGAATCCAGCACTTTTAGATGTGATGGATCATATTTCTGAGAAGGCAAAAGAGGAAGTTCGAAAAATTTTGAGTTCAAAGCATTTGCACTATGAAGAGATGTGTTCTTACCGTAATGGGAATCGATTGCATCTTCCCCCTGATCCTGAATTGCAGCATTCTTTGCGGTTAGCACTTAGGAGTAGAGATGATCATGATGAGAATGACATGAAACGACATCCAAATCATGATAATGATGATTTGGATCATGAAATGGAATTTGATGATCGGGATGAATGCGAGGATGTTCAATGGAACATGGCTAAGCGGGTTAAGCAATGTCAGAGTCATGGAGATTTTAAACTCAAGAATTCTTTAGATTGTAATAAAAGTTTCAATTTTCAGGCAGAAAATACCGACACTGATGTGAATCAAGTGCCATCTGAAGGCACAAAAACAAATATGTCGCAGAAAGAGTGGATAAATAATCGGAACCTTCAACTTGAAGAACAAAGgctacacatacaaacacaaatGTTGGAACTGGAAAAAGAGAGGTTCAAATGGCAGAGGTTTTGCTGGAAAAAGGACCGAGAATTAGAGATGATGAAGATGGAAATTGAGAGGATGAAACTTGAGAATGAGCATATGGCATTGGAACTAAAACGAAAAGAAATGAGCATTGACAGTAGTTAA
- the LOC140960857 gene encoding serine carboxypeptidase-like 42, translating to MGLSWNCTTMVAMGIVVMGFLFHGCFAFPPEDLVVILPGQPVVKFRQYAGYVDLDLKKGRSLFYYFVEAQDDPDHKPLTLWLNGGPGCSSIGGGAFTELGPFFPTGDGRGLRINSKSWNKASNLLFVESPAGVGWSYSNTSSDYTCGDASTASDMRTFMLGWYEKFPTFKTRDLFLTGESYAGHYIPQLAVALLDYNEHSTEYKFPIKGVAIGNPLLKIDRDISSTYEFLWSHGLISDETSLTITNACDFEDYTLDDPHNVSKSCNIAISKAFESVSEYTDNYDVILDVCYPSIVEQELRLRKMATKISVGVDVCMSYERFFYFNLPEVQKALHANRTNLPYGWSMCSEILNYNYEDGNINMLPLLKRIIQNQIPVWVYSGDQDSVISLIGSRTLVRELADDLQFNITVPYGAWFHQKQVGGWATEYGNLLTFATVRGAAHMVPYAQPSRALHLFSSFVHGRRLPNNTRPSIDD from the exons ATGGGATTGTCATGGAATTGCACCACAATGGTGGCAATGGGGATTGTGGTGATGGGATTTCTATTTCATGGCTGTTTCGCCTTTCCGCCGGAGGATCTGGTGGTGATATTGCCTGGTCAGCCAGTGGTAAAGTTCAGGCAATATGCAGGGTATGTGGATTTAGATTTGAAGAAAGGGAGAAGTTTGTTTTACTACTTTGTGGAAGCTCAGGATGATCCTGATCACAAGCCTCTCACTCTTTGGCTCAATGGAG GCCCTGGTTGTTCATCCATCGGAGGAGGTGCCTTCACAGAATTAGGCCCTTTCTTTCCTACAGGGGATGGCCGAGGACttcgaataaattcaaaatcttgGAATAAAG CATCAAATCTTCTGTTCGTGGAGTCTCCAGCCGGCGTGGGATGGTCATATTCAAATACAAGCTCGGACTACACCTGTGGAGATGCATCCACAG CTTCGGATATGCGTACTTTCATGCTGGGATGGTACGAGAAGTTTCCAACATTTAAAACCCGAGATTTGTTCCTCACCGGAGAAAGTTATGCTG GGCATTACATTCCTCAATTAGCCGTCGCCCTTCTCGACTACAACGAGCATTCTACCGAGTACAAGTTCCCCATTAAAGGGGTTGCA ATTGGCAATCCACTTCTTAAAATTGATCGTGATATATCTTCAACATACGAATTCCTATGGTCACACGGATTGATCTCTGATGAAACCAGTCTTACCATCACAAATGCCTGTGATTTTGAAGACTACACACTCGATGATCCGCACAATGTATCCAAATCCTGCAACATTGCCATTTCTAAAGCCTTCGAGTCTGTTAGCGAGTACACAGACAACTACGATGTCATTCTTGATGTGTGCTATCCATCTATTGTAGAGCAAGAACTACGGCTACGAAAAATG GCTACAAAGATTAGTGTTGGAGTAGATGTGTGCATGAGTTATGAAAGGTTTTTCTACTTTAACCTTCCTGAAGTTCAGAAGGCTCTACATGCAAATCGAACCAATTTACCATATGGATGGTCTATGTGCAGTGA GATTCTGAACTACAATTACGAAGATGGAAACATCAACATGCTACCTTTGCTCAAGAGGATCATTCAGAATCAGATTCCAGTTTGGGTTTACAG TGGAGATCAAGATTCGGTTATTTCTTTAATTGGCTCCCGGACACTTGTACGTGAACTCGCCGACGATCTGCAGTTCAACATTACAGTCCCATACGGCGCTTGGTTCCATCAAAAACAG GTGGGAGGTTGGGCAACTGAGTATGGAAATTTGTTAACATTTGCCACTGTAAGAGGAGCAGCACATATGGTACCCTACGCGCAGCCTTCAAGGGCTCTGCATCTCTTCAGTTCGTTCGTGCATGGCCGGAGATTGCCTAACAACACACGTCCTTCCATTGACGATTGA